The Methanobrevibacter sp. genome segment AGATTTTAAAAATCCACACTAAAAACATGTCCTTGGATGAAGAGGCAGACATTGATTTAATTGCCGATTTGACTGATGATGTGTCAGGTGCAGATTTAAAAGCCATATGTACTGAAGCAGGTATGTTTGCAATTCGTGAAAAACGTGAGGTAATTACTCTTGCCGACTTTATGGATGCTATTGACAAGGTCATGAGCAAAACTAAAGAAGACGAATTGTTCAAAACTGAAGCAGGCGTGATGTTTGGATAATTTAATATCATACAATAAGCCGATGATGAACCCTATGAGCTCTGATACGTGATGAATGATGGGCGAGCTGAGGCTTATTTATTTATTCTTTTTTTTATAAAACTTTATTTAAAAGTAAATTCTAATAGTATAATAATGTTATTTAATAAAAATGGAATTAAAGCTAATGAAAGAATTCTCTATAAAACAAAATCTAATATGCTATTGGGCTGTAAAAAAGCTATTTACGGTCTGATATTATTGATTATTGTTTTTTGGGCCTCACCAGTGATAATTAAGTTTATTGGTAAAATGCAAGTTTATCTTATTTCTCATATTACTTTACCTTTAACAAGATATACTGCCATTGCTTTTTTTGTAGTCATTCTTATTATTATATTATACATTATATGGCAGCTTCTTAGTTGGTATGCTCTTGAATATACTCTAACTGATTCAAAGATTATTATTAAATCCGGAGTGTTATCCACTAAAAAAAGCTACATGCCATATGCAACTATCCAAGATGTTAATACTTCTCAAAATATTCTTGCAAGATTGTTTAACATAGGTTCTGTTTCGGTTTACAGTGCTTATGACAACAATCAGATGGAACTAATAAACATTTCTAACCCTTCTCATGTTGAAGAGATTATATTCTCGAACATATCCCGGTTTAGAAATTTCCAACATCCGTCAGGATATGCCAATGTCCATTATCATGATGATTATTTAAATGATGACGATTATTTTGGCAGGGATGATTTCCATGATGAATTTGAACCTATAACACCCATTGCCAATGAAAGAGACAGATTTCAAAGAAGGGATTATGAATATTCTCCCCGTAATCTGAATTTAGACGATGATTATCAACAAAGGCATAACTATGAGTACGAACCCTATGGTGGAAGATTTGGAAATGATGCTGATGGAGCTGGTGATGATTTGCAACCTCAAAACTTCTATTCTGATAAAAGCTATTATGATGAAATAAGGGATGAATATTATTATAGTGATGATTATTATGATGATATGGATTTGAAAGATCATTATAGGGATGATGTTGAAGAAGTTCCTGATGTTGAATTGGACAATTCAAGGGAGAAAGTTATTCAAAGACATTTTGATAAATTTAAAAGATAATTTTTTTTCTAATTTTTTTTTGGTGAATTTTATGGAATTATTATGTATACAGTCACAAGAACATCCTGAATTGCCTCTCGC includes the following:
- a CDS encoding PH domain-containing protein, with amino-acid sequence MLFNKNGIKANERILYKTKSNMLLGCKKAIYGLILLIIVFWASPVIIKFIGKMQVYLISHITLPLTRYTAIAFFVVILIIILYIIWQLLSWYALEYTLTDSKIIIKSGVLSTKKSYMPYATIQDVNTSQNILARLFNIGSVSVYSAYDNNQMELINISNPSHVEEIIFSNISRFRNFQHPSGYANVHYHDDYLNDDDYFGRDDFHDEFEPITPIANERDRFQRRDYEYSPRNLNLDDDYQQRHNYEYEPYGGRFGNDADGAGDDLQPQNFYSDKSYYDEIRDEYYYSDDYYDDMDLKDHYRDDVEEVPDVELDNSREKVIQRHFDKFKR